GTGAGCACAAGACCTCGATTGCTCTTGGTTGTTTTCAAGATTCGAGGGCTTGCCGTGGCCATCGAAAGCATCGTACGCCGTGTCCGATAGATCGCAAGACCAATCAGTCACAATAGGGGCGTAACCAGCAGAAAGGCGGAATTCGCGGCTCTCCCGGGCTGCAAGGCCCGTTTGCGGCATTTTCGCAGTTCTCAGGAGATTGAACCATGACGTTGAGTGTGTCTTTTTCCCTATCCTGTACCGGTGCCGACAGGCCTGGCGATTTCCAGCATACGCGATCGCTTCGTGATTGAGGGGTGGGTTGGCGCCTCGTCAAGGTCCTGGGAAGAGAAAGTGCGTGGAGGGGCGCCGGATGGACTCAAGGTCCAAGAAGGTTCTCTACTGACACTGAGTCAGGCATGACTTCTGGATCTCCGTGTCTTTGAAGCCCTGGCAGGTGCGGAGGCACTCGTCCTTGCGCCGGCGCCGGTCGCGCTCGCGTTCCGCTTCTTCGGGGGAGACCCGCGAACCGAAATTCCAGAGTGAAGAAGGGAGTTCGGTTCCCGGCGAGGCGGCAGCGCCCGGCCGCTGGGCCGAGGAGGCGGGCTGGCTCACGATCAGCGACTCCCCTTTGGCGTCGGTCATGGTGAATCCGGGCTGGCCGTCGTCCGCGATGAAAAAACTGGCCACGGATTTGGCGTTCTTGTGAGTGAGTACAAGGCCGGCGGACCCCTTCTGGGAGACCGTGAACTGGGTGCGGAGGACGCCCTCTTTGTCCATGATCCTCATGCCCACGGAGCCGTCGGGGAGGAGTCCGAAAAAGGCCCGATTCTTTCCCTGTTCGTCTTTCACCACGTAGAGCTGGGCGCGTGCGATAGGGGCATCCGGGCTGTGCTCTTTCTCCGCACGGGCGGTGGTCGTGGCCAGAAAGAGGGTATGGACCAGAAGTGTGGTCATGACCGAGGCCACGACGGCGGACCAAACGGGTTTGAAAACCAGCTTCTTCATCTCATTCATGAGGATCTCCTTTCCATGGGGGATGTTCACGGCAGATCCGGCGGGATGATCGAACGGTGCGAGAACAACCAGGCCAACGCGACGAGGGCGGAGACCGTCAAGATCACCGCATAACCCGCCATCATCCGCGGCAGAAATGATTTGGGATTGAAGTTGGCCCGCAGCGATCTCGAAAGACCGGTTGCGACGGCGGAGGCGACGGTTCCCGCTGTGAGCGCAAGGATGATCCTGCCGTAGAAATCCATTCCGACGAGGCTCCCCGAGGCTGCGAAACGCCAGACGCGTTCGACCGGTTCGTACCAGAGGAGTCGAGTGGGCACGAGATACGCATACAGGAATGCCGCGAGATATCCGGTGACAAAAGTGCTTGCGGCAAGATGGCGGTTGGTCGCCGTGGGCATGTCAAACCGCCCGGTAGGAGACAATGGCCAGGCCGGAGACCACGTTGAACAATACGATCAGCGCCGTGGCACCGGACAGGAATAAGTAGAAAGGAAGCCCGCTCCGGTCGTTCTTGGGATCGAAAGACGGCCCGATCCACGCGATGGCCAGAACGAGCGGAAGACCGACGGCGCCCCACGCCTCTTTGAGGTCGAACCAATTCGAGAGCCGCGGCAGGTGAGAGTCGAAATAGGCGGCGCGCACGCGATAACGATAGGTGGGATAGGTCAGAAGGCCCAAGGCAACCGTCGCAACGTACGCGGCCGGCAGGATCCGGGAGTGAAGTTTCTCCAGCCGGTTTCGGATCGTCGATCCACGCTGATACTGGATCAGGGCGGCCAGGTGGTGAAAACTGGACCCGGTGGCGGCGAAGGCGAACAGCGCGTGGAGTACGAGGAGCGGCTTTCGGAAGTCCTCAAGGAAGAGTCGGATGGGCTCAGTGTCCAACGGCGTCGCCCGAGATCCGTTCCCGGTGGTAGTCGATGACTTTGGGGCATTCGGGGTCCGGCTGACGGGCATCACCTGTCGCGAAAGCGGCGACCGCCCGGCATCCGCCCCGGCAAAGGTGAAGGTACGCGCAGGATTGACATGGTTCAGGCGCATCTTGATTCCAGTTCCTGAACACGGCAAAACGCCCGGGATCTTCCCATGTATTTGGAAGCTCGGCCAGCGGGGCCTCGGCGCCGGTCCAGAAGCTGCATCCGGAAGCCGAACCATCCGCGTGCACCGCCATGAGGTAGTTCCCCGCGACGCATCCCTGAACGGTGAAGTGCTCCAATCGCTCCACGCCGGGGTCATGATAGCAAAGGAATGGCACGAACGAGCAGTCGGATTTCAGCCGGATGCGGTGCCGGCGAGTCCATTCAAACAGGAGTGGAAAAAACGATCGGCCCTGGGCTTCCGTGAGGCGCGTGCTTTCGTAACTGGACGCCGCCGCACTCGCCGCGTCATCCGGCCATCCTTGGCCGGAGCGAGAGGTTGCGAGTGCCGCAGGCTTCCTGCCTGCGGCTCGCCCCGTCGGTTTGTACCGGAGGAATTCGACCTCGTTGAGCTTCAGCGATTTGGCGTAGCGAACGACCTCTTCGAGCACCTCGAAATTCTTCCGGCTCACCACGCAGTTGATGCCGACGCGTTTGACGCGCCGCCGGAGAAGCCGAAGGGCCCGATCGGCCGCCTCGAATCCCCGATATCCGCGATGGACCGCATACGCCTCCCCCACGCCGTCGAGACTGACATTGACCTGGCCAAAGATACGGCTTTGGCGTGCCTGCTCTTCCGTCATGGACCTCCCGCTCGTGGTGACATTGGGGATCATCCCTTTTTCGCGGATGTAAGCGGCGAGATCGAACAGCCCATCGAAGGTGAACGGTTCCCCGCCGCCGAGAGCCACGTGGAGAGCGCCCAGGCGGTGAAGATCATCCACCCGCTGCTTCAGGACGTCGAGGGGGGGGCGGAAGGACGGCGCGGGTGTGGAGTTGGAGTAGCAATGACGGCAACCATTGGAACAGAAATCCGTAATCGAGAGATGCACTTCCACGGGCCCCGAGAGGAGCCCCACGGAGGTCTCGCCCGACCAGCGGGCGCCGCCTTCGTGCCCCATCTTCCGCATGAGGGCGCGGTCGGCCAGCACCAGGAGCGCCGGCTTTTCAAATGCGACGATGCCGCCGAAGTTCTCGAGGCGGACGCGCATTCTCAGGCGTTCGCCCGTACCTCTTTGGCCGCCTTCAGAATGTCATATCCCGTGATCTTCGCGCTGCGCGCGGCTTTGTCCGCCAGGTACGCGGCTTCCACGAGGCCGGCTTGAACGCCCTTGCTCAGGTCGCCCAGCGCCATCTTGGCCGTGGCCTCATCCACCATCTCGCCCCGGTGGTGGTCGAACATCGCCCCGCCGCCCTGTTCGTGATAGAGCTCGATGACGCGCTTGGCGTTGTCAATCTCGTCCTTCGACGGCGTGTAGCACTCGTTGGAAATTGCGGCCTGACTGGGATGGATCACCCACGTGCCGTCCATTCCAAGCGCCGCGGCCCCCATGTTCTTCTCACGAATCCCGCGTTCTATGGCAGCCACGTCCTCCGGTGATGCACCCTTGCGGGGAAGGCGGAGGAACACATTGTCGATGGCGTGCAGGCCGTGCGCCTTCGCGGCGGCGCACACGCGCTGCTTTGCATATCCGAAATTGACGTTCTGATCCTCCACGATATTGCGAATCCGCATCCAGGAGGCGTAGTCGGCGATGCCGAAAATGAGCCCCGCCATCCGGGGCGAGGAGGCGGCGATCTCGTAGGCGTTTTCGAGCGAAACCGGATTCTCGATCAGCGTTTCGATCTGGATCTTGTACGTCCAGCCGGCCTGCTTCTCGCACTCCGTCAGGAGCTTGTCTACCAGCCGCACATCTTCCGGCCCGAAAATCTTCGGAAGGATGATGCCGTGGAACCGGTTGGGCGCGCCGGTGACCACGGCACGAACGTCGGCTTCGAAGAACGACGACTTGATGTTGTTGGGCCTGAACGTGACGACCTTCGGCCCGTAGTTGAGCGTGTTGAAGGCCTCCACGATCGTCTTGCGGCTGACGTCGCCCTTGAACTCGTAGGGGCAGGCGTCCTCGAGGTCCGCCATCACGAGATCGACCGGGGATTTCACCGGGTCTGCCGCGTTGCGGTGGAACTTCATGTCGTGACCGGGATACGTGAGCTCCGTCCGCGGGACCACGACTCTTTTTCCGTCATCGAGAACAAACATGGGTTTCCTCCTTCTACTTTTTCCTGGGCGTTTCGCAAAGTTCCAGAAGAACACCGCCCGTTGATTTCGGGTGGATAAACGCAATCTTCTTCCCGTGGGCGCCGACGCGGGGTTTCTCATCGATGAGCTGCGCGCCCTTCGCCTTGCAGTCGGCCAGTTTTCCTTCGAGGTTCTCCACGCCGAGCGCCAGGTGGTGGATGCCGGGTCCCCGCTTGTCGATGAATTTCGCGATCGGGCTGTCCGGCGAGGTCGGCTCCAGGAGCTCGATGTGGGTCTCGCCCACCGGAATAAAGGCGGTGCGGACTTTCTGTTCTTCCACCTCTTCGAAATGATCCGGGTGGATGCCGAGGACCTCCTCGTAGAACTTCAGCGCGCCCTCCAGACTCGGGACGGCGATTCCGATGTGGTCCACCTTCTTGAACATGGTTGCCTCCGCAATGGGGATCGAAAGGGAATTTCGAACCGGAGCCGAATTAGCACAGGCGCGAGGGCTTCGTCAATTCGGGGCCGACGGGGAGTGGGAGATCCACAATGCCTGGCCTCCCCATCCTGGTAGCCGCAGCCCCTTGCCTAGGATGGCATGGGGCCATGATAGGTTGTGGCCCAGGGAATGGGCCACATGGAACATGGCCTTCAGGCTGCGCACAAGACGCGGGCTGAAGCCCGCGTCTACCGTCCCTTAAACTCCGGTTCGCGCTTTTGGATGAAGGCGCTCACGCCTTCGACCAGATCTTCCGTTTGCGTCACGATCGTCTGGCAGAGCGCCTCGTATTCCAGCGCGGCTCGAAGATCCGTTTCGGCCTGGCGATAGACGGCGCGCTTCACCAACTTCATCGGGATCGCCGGCCCCTTCGCCAATTTGCCCACGAACGCTTCCGTCACTTCCCGGAGTTTGTCCGGAGGAGCGATTTTGTTGACGAGCCCGACCCGATGCGCCTCCTGGGCTTCAATCATCTCGGAGGTCCAGATCAATTCGAGGGCCTTGGAGAGTCCCACCAGCCGCGGCATGAAGTAGGTGCCGCCCATGCCGGGACTGAGCCCGATCCGCAGGAACCCGGTGCTGATTTTCGCTTCGGTCGACATGACGCGTAGATCGCACGCGAGGGCGAGCATCATGCCGGCGCCCACGGCATGGCCGTTGATCATGGCCACCGTCGGGATCTCCAACTGCGTGATGCACAAGAACTTCGGGTAGAACCTGAGGAACCCTTCGCGCCGTTCGGGTACAGGGGCTTGGAGGTCCATCGAGGTGCTTCGGAGGTCCCCCCCTGAAGAAAACGATTTGCCCGCTCCGGTTACCACCACCACCCGGGCCTCGCGATCGTCCCGGAGTTCTGCGATGCATCGCGAGAACTCATCCCCCATTTCGGGGCTCA
The nucleotide sequence above comes from Nitrospirota bacterium. Encoded proteins:
- a CDS encoding radical SAM protein; translated protein: MRVRLENFGGIVAFEKPALLVLADRALMRKMGHEGGARWSGETSVGLLSGPVEVHLSITDFCSNGCRHCYSNSTPAPSFRPPLDVLKQRVDDLHRLGALHVALGGGEPFTFDGLFDLAAYIREKGMIPNVTTSGRSMTEEQARQSRIFGQVNVSLDGVGEAYAVHRGYRGFEAADRALRLLRRRVKRVGINCVVSRKNFEVLEEVVRYAKSLKLNEVEFLRYKPTGRAAGRKPAALATSRSGQGWPDDAASAAASSYESTRLTEAQGRSFFPLLFEWTRRHRIRLKSDCSFVPFLCYHDPGVERLEHFTVQGCVAGNYLMAVHADGSASGCSFWTGAEAPLAELPNTWEDPGRFAVFRNWNQDAPEPCQSCAYLHLCRGGCRAVAAFATGDARQPDPECPKVIDYHRERISGDAVGH
- a CDS encoding CoA ester lyase, which produces MFVLDDGKRVVVPRTELTYPGHDMKFHRNAADPVKSPVDLVMADLEDACPYEFKGDVSRKTIVEAFNTLNYGPKVVTFRPNNIKSSFFEADVRAVVTGAPNRFHGIILPKIFGPEDVRLVDKLLTECEKQAGWTYKIQIETLIENPVSLENAYEIAASSPRMAGLIFGIADYASWMRIRNIVEDQNVNFGYAKQRVCAAAKAHGLHAIDNVFLRLPRKGASPEDVAAIERGIREKNMGAAALGMDGTWVIHPSQAAISNECYTPSKDEIDNAKRVIELYHEQGGGAMFDHHRGEMVDEATAKMALGDLSKGVQAGLVEAAYLADKAARSAKITGYDILKAAKEVRANA
- the mce gene encoding methylmalonyl-CoA epimerase, translating into MFKKVDHIGIAVPSLEGALKFYEEVLGIHPDHFEEVEEQKVRTAFIPVGETHIELLEPTSPDSPIAKFIDKRGPGIHHLALGVENLEGKLADCKAKGAQLIDEKPRVGAHGKKIAFIHPKSTGGVLLELCETPRKK
- a CDS encoding enoyl-CoA hydratase/isomerase family protein; its protein translation is MAEYTTFLVERKNGAVWITLNRPDMRNAMSPEMGDEFSRCIAELRDDREARVVVVTGAGKSFSSGGDLRSTSMDLQAPVPERREGFLRFYPKFLCITQLEIPTVAMINGHAVGAGMMLALACDLRVMSTEAKISTGFLRIGLSPGMGGTYFMPRLVGLSKALELIWTSEMIEAQEAHRVGLVNKIAPPDKLREVTEAFVGKLAKGPAIPMKLVKRAVYRQAETDLRAALEYEALCQTIVTQTEDLVEGVSAFIQKREPEFKGR